The genomic region TGCAGCTGGCATCCGGACGGGTTGCGCATGGGAATTCCAGGGGAGCGTCGCTGGATCGAGATCACCCCCGATCTGCTGGACCTTCTCTCGAAAGCCGGCGAGGGGACCGACACGGACGAGCTGGCGAGGCGCTTCCCCGCCGAGGAGCACGACCGGGTCCGCAGCGCGGTGGGGACTCTCACGGAGCTGGGTGTGCTGGTGCCGTACGAGGACACGCCCCCGCCGCGGGAGCACCGGGACGCCGTCGGCGGCCGGTTTCCCGCCGAGGGCCGGGGCACCGGCCGCCCGGCCCGCTCCCCCGCCCGCGTGGAGCTCGCGGAGGACCTCGTGGGCGAGGACGGCTCCCCCGGCATCTTCAAGGAGTATCGCGGCAGCCCTGTCGTGATGCTGCCGCGCCGGCCGCTGCGCCTGGCCGCACCGGCCGGGCCGGCCTTCACCACCCGGCGCAGCCACCGCAGATTCAGCGGCGCCCCGGTCTCGCTCGACCAGCTCGGCACGCTGCTCTTCCACAGCTTCGCCCCGTACCGCCCCCTCCAAGGCGGCCCTTCCGCCTCGCAGCAGGACCGGGCGGGATCCCGGACCGGCGGTCGCCACGAGGTCGAGGCGTACGTCGTGGCCTACGACGTCAAGGGGGTCCAGCCCGGCCTCTATCACTACTCGGCCGCCCGCCACGCCCTGGAG from Streptomyces sp. QL37 harbors:
- a CDS encoding SagB/ThcOx family dehydrogenase, with the protein product MKVRRRDHLVCSWHPDGLRMGIPGERRWIEITPDLLDLLSKAGEGTDTDELARRFPAEEHDRVRSAVGTLTELGVLVPYEDTPPPREHRDAVGGRFPAEGRGTGRPARSPARVELAEDLVGEDGSPGIFKEYRGSPVVMLPRRPLRLAAPAGPAFTTRRSHRRFSGAPVSLDQLGTLLFHSFAPYRPLQGGPSASQQDRAGSRTGGRHEVEAYVVAYDVKGVQPGLYHYSAARHALELLGTDASRERVAELTYHQEPSYEGAFTVFTTAVADRLAWKYRHPHAYRRWMHDADHYGRTFALTATALGLGPFQTVAFADSEVERFLGLDPAEEFAVYLLSAGFPERPGPPAPTGFAFPPLSEAPPAPWATPTPWPAAG